Within Nitrospirota bacterium, the genomic segment TTTTTACAGCCTCTGTATAGCCCTCTATGACCGCAAACATTAAAGCAGTCAACCCTTTATTGCTTTTTGCATTAATATAAGCGCCCGTCTCTATCAAGGTTTTCACAATTCCTAAATGGTTATAGCAAGATGCCATCATTAAAGCAGTTTTGCCCTCATTAGTTGCTGATTCAATATTAGCACCTTTATCTATTAAGGTTTCTACAACCTCTATATGATTGTTTAATACCGCAAAGATTAAAGCTGTCCCGCCGATAATGTTTTCTTTTGCGTCAATATCAGCGCCATGAGCTATCAGGATTTCCACAATCTCAGAATGGTTTCTGCGAGAGGCAAACATCAAAGCAGTCTTGCCCTCATTGGTTGTTGCTTCAATATCAGCACCTCTGCTTATTAAGGTTTTTACAACCTCTGTATGACCATTCCGAGAGGCAAACATTAAAGCAGTCCTGCCATTATATTCAGCGTTAATATCAGCACCTCCAGCAAGTAAGGCATTCACAATCTCTATCTTGCCTTTTTCTGCTGCATCCATTAAAACAGTTTTAGCAGGTGTGTCAATCCCAACGCTATCATATAATGCCTTAATCAACTTATCATTCAAAATCATTCCCTAAGGCATCTCCTTTAGCCTTTCCATTCCTTCCTTTGCCCTTTGGTTTTCAGGCTGGCTTTTGAGTACCTTTTCAAAATTCCCCTTAGCCCTCAATGGAAATCCCAGACCAAGATAGACATGCCCTATCTCGGACAGATATATCGAATTCGATGGCTCTACCTCTAATGCCCTTCTAAGTGCCTTTTCAGCCTCCTTGAGATTCCCAAGCCTTGAAAGACAAAGTCCATAGTGGTAATGGTATTTTGCCTGAGAGCCATCGTAATATGTTGCCTCTGCAAAAAACCTCACTGCCTTTGAGTAGTTTCCATGCCTCAGAGAGGCAGTTCCCTCGATGTATCTTTCGCTTGCGATTTCTGTGTTCGATGCCTGTTTTTTATCCTTCTCTGTAAGACTCCTGTTGTATTTATCCCTATCCTTAGGATTGGTGAGTATTGAGTAAGCATTCGTTATGTAAGTGAAAATAGCATTCAGTTTATATTTCATCTCCGTATCTTCTTTAAGGTAGAAGTGCCTGTCAGGATGAAATTCCTTTGCCATCCTATAATATGCCTTTCTAATGTCCTCGTTTGAGGCATTCTCTTTGATGCCCAAAACCCCGTAATATCCTAAGCCTTCATGCCCTCTGAACATATCCTCTATCCTGCGTGAGACATCCTCGGGAATCTCAACTGCCTGCTCTAAGATATCTATATCCTTTAATTCAGGTTCATACTCCTCTGGCTCAGTCTTATCCATTATGATTCTCGTAGAAAGAAGGGCATCAATGTCTTTCATGGCTTCAAACTTATCGAACCCTGGATAATAAGCGAGAATCTCTTTGATTGTCCTTTTACCATCGATGAGTGAGAAAACCTTTTTTGTGAAATCATCTAATCTTATATCCTGAAAAAGGTCAAGGGGATTGGGTGAAAGATGAAGAACTGCATCCTCGGAAGGCAGAAGACTTCCGAGGTAGTCAATATCATTAATGCTCTTTATGCCTTTTAAAATAAGATTTGCAGCTGAAAGCTTTAGGGTTATGACCTCCTCTGCTGAAAGCGGAGACTCATTGAAGTAAAACTCACCTTCAGTAAGCCCAAACAAACCGAGTATAATCAGCTCTACCTGATGTTTTACAGCAGATGGAAGCTCACCTGCCTTTAGATAGCCTAATTCAACG encodes:
- a CDS encoding ankyrin repeat domain-containing protein, which codes for MILNDKLIKALYDSVGIDTPAKTVLMDAAEKGKIEIVNALLAGGADINAEYNGRTALMFASRNGHTEVVKTLISRGADIEATTNEGKTALMFASRRNHSEIVEILIAHGADIDAKENIIGGTALIFAVLNNHIEVVETLIDKGANIESATNEGKTALMMASCYNHLGIVKTLIETGAYINAKSNKGLTALMFAVIEGYTEAVKTLIYKGADIEATINFSSGTALILAALEGQTEAVKILIKKGANINAKYNDGSTALMFAALKGHAEIVKILIDKGADINAKTFITGRTALLNAVENGHTEVVKLLKSVRAK
- a CDS encoding DnaJ domain-containing protein, translating into MTEKRHFRRYKSNNGAFNLSLKGDLLKGNILDYSISGVGALIEGDSKISEGTVLDLDIKEPEIKANGKIVWKKKKNGWLRLGIEKIGPIQGTLKDYRLSDIIIGLQRTQKTGTLEIKSGSAIKKIYIKNGDMVFSASNQKSDYLSDVLLAEGRLKQSQYDHAVDVMKKTGKRLGGILVELGYLKAGELPSAVKHQVELIILGLFGLTEGEFYFNESPLSAEEVITLKLSAANLILKGIKSINDIDYLGSLLPSEDAVLHLSPNPLDLFQDIRLDDFTKKVFSLIDGKRTIKEILAYYPGFDKFEAMKDIDALLSTRIIMDKTEPEEYEPELKDIDILEQAVEIPEDVSRRIEDMFRGHEGLGYYGVLGIKENASNEDIRKAYYRMAKEFHPDRHFYLKEDTEMKYKLNAIFTYITNAYSILTNPKDRDKYNRSLTEKDKKQASNTEIASERYIEGTASLRHGNYSKAVRFFAEATYYDGSQAKYHYHYGLCLSRLGNLKEAEKALRRALEVEPSNSIYLSEIGHVYLGLGFPLRAKGNFEKVLKSQPENQRAKEGMERLKEMP